In Cotesia glomerata isolate CgM1 linkage group LG3, MPM_Cglom_v2.3, whole genome shotgun sequence, one genomic interval encodes:
- the LOC123261396 gene encoding uncharacterized protein LOC123261396, with the protein MTRLLQGNLNRCALAQDLLRQRIFEDKIDICLICEQHLTIQDRARFADKSGTAAIWIANTKNITVDNSGSGSGFIWIKTPTTYFISVYLSPNEGIRVFRQKMADIEDAIGKFNEEVIVAGDFNAKWAEWGADFSDTRGNEVADFAARLDLIVLNTGNTTTFRRPGYQESILDITLATPRIANMIEDWTVSEEYSGSDHQNMTFSIRLAPIPVPRRDHRPRKWNARKLDLEALRTSLTRSSSSFQNNLIPNTRNETETLVSKAMEVIVASCDASMPRMKERGFHRPAYWCIQDIAELRKKCHELRRLATRAAKRSPNQDLHSSEYKQTKKNLNRAIKASKAKLWQEICNNLDKDIWDTLEHKFDANLENLAIVDDYLDERTLIAERTEGQQEHDITAGVPQGSIMGPDLWNADYDELLEIPLPKQVELTGFADDVAATIIVDSAEESELLVRENIDAVENWLEKHHLKLAKQKTEIFVLTRQNEFAA; encoded by the exons ATGACGCGCTTATTGCAAGGCAACCTGAACAGGTGCGCTTTAGCGCAAGATCTACTGCGCCAGCGTATCTTCGAAGACAAAATTGACATCTGCCTTATCTGCGAGCAACATCTCACCATTCAAGATAGAGCACGGTTCGCTGATAAATCCGGCACGGCAGCAATCTGGATCGCTAACACGAAGAACATCACCGTCGACAACAGCGGAAGCGGATCAGGATTCATCTGGATCAAAACCCCCACGACCTACTTTATAAGCGTCTACCTTTCACCTAATGAAGGGATTAGGGTGTTCCGACAAAAAATGGCAGACATAGAGGACGCCATCGGCAAGTTCAACGAGGAAGTCATCGTGGCTGGCGATTTCAACGCGAAATGGGCTGAATGGGGTGCTGATTTCTCTGACACTAGAGGCAACGAAGTAGCAGACTTTGCAGCaagactcgacctcatagtgctgaacACCGGAAATACTACGACTTTCAGAAGACCAGGATACCAGGAATCTATCCTCGATATCAcgttggcgactccaaggaTCGCGAACATGATCGAGGATTGGACAGTATCAGAGGAgtacagtggcagtgatcaccaaAATATGACATTCAGCATTCGACTAGCACCTATTCCGGTACCGCGTCGTGATCATCGACCACGGAAATGGAATGCCAGGAAGCTCGATTTAGAGGCACTGCGAACTTCTTTGACACGAAGCTCGTCTTCTTTTCAGAACAACCTGATTCCGAATACCCGTAACGAGACGGAAACGTTAGTGTCAAAAGCGATGGAAGTGATCGTCGCTTCATGCGATGCTTCTATGCCACGAATGAAAGAGCGAGGCTTCCATAGGCCGGCATACTGGTGTATTCAagacatagcagaacttcgAAAAAAATGCCACGAGCTACGTCGGCTAGCAACGAGAGCTGCGAAACGCTCTCCCAATCAAGATCTACATTCGAGCGAGTACAAGCAGACCAAAAAGAACTTAAACCGGGCTATCAAAGCAAGCAAAGCAAAATTGTGGCAAGAGATCTGTAACAACCTTGATAAAgacatctggg ATACTTTAGAGCACAAATTTGACGCGAACCTAGAAAATCTGGCAATAGTTGATGACTATCTCGACGAAAGAACTCTGATAGCAGAAAGGACGGAGGGCCAACAAGAACATGACATAACGGCTGGTGTGCCGCAAGGTTCAATCATGGGGCCCGACCTATGGAACGCGGATTATGACGAACTCCTGGAAATCCCGTTACCAAAACAAGTGGAGCTCACGGGCTTCGCAGACGATGTCGCGGCTACGATAATAGTAGACAGTGCCGAGGAGTCAGAACTACTTGTTAGGGAAAATATTGATGCCGTCGAAAATTGGCTTGAGAAacatcacctgaaactcgccaagcagAAAACCGAGATCTTCGTCTTGACTCGACAAAA cGAATTTGCCGCGTAA